In Bacteroidales bacterium, a single genomic region encodes these proteins:
- the hypB gene encoding hydrogenase nickel incorporation protein HypB, with protein sequence MCDTCGCGQPDSTIRIRRPGDPSLHLQAHSHEHPHHHGDMEHTHPHEHFLEHTEAEGHEQDAEHAHHFHEPGHDHSHGTMIRVEQDLLARNNQLAERNRGYFEAKHITAINLVSSPGSGKTSLLERTIQELRQEISFCVVEGDLQTMLDSDRIHKTGVPVIQINTGNGCHLDALMVNKAVRELEPADHSVLFIENVGNLVCPSLFDLGESKRVVIVSTTEGEDKPLKYPNMFRTSHLCVINKTDLLPYVDFQSEKAKAYALQVNPHLEFIELSAKSGEGLSLWFDWLKQKLL encoded by the coding sequence TGTGGCTGCGGCCAACCCGACTCAACCATCCGGATAAGAAGACCGGGTGATCCGTCCCTCCATCTGCAAGCACATTCCCATGAACATCCCCACCACCACGGGGATATGGAGCACACCCATCCCCACGAGCATTTCCTTGAGCACACCGAAGCGGAAGGACACGAACAGGATGCGGAACATGCGCATCATTTTCACGAACCGGGCCACGATCATAGCCATGGGACGATGATCCGCGTTGAGCAGGATCTGCTGGCCAGGAACAATCAGCTTGCTGAGCGCAACAGAGGTTATTTTGAAGCAAAGCATATAACGGCAATCAACCTGGTCAGTTCTCCCGGCTCGGGAAAGACCAGCCTTCTGGAACGAACCATTCAGGAGCTCAGGCAAGAGATCTCCTTCTGTGTCGTTGAGGGTGACCTGCAAACCATGCTGGACTCAGACCGGATCCATAAGACGGGCGTTCCCGTCATTCAGATCAATACGGGGAATGGATGCCACCTGGATGCACTTATGGTCAATAAAGCAGTCAGGGAGCTGGAACCAGCTGATCATTCGGTGCTTTTCATCGAGAATGTTGGCAATCTGGTGTGTCCTTCCCTTTTTGATCTAGGCGAATCAAAACGGGTAGTCATTGTCAGTACGACCGAAGGGGAAGACAAACCGCTGAAATATCCCAACATGTTCCGTACCTCCCACCTCTGCGTGATCAACAAGACTGATCTTCTCCCCTACGTAGACTTTCAGTCAGAAAAAGCCAAAGCCTATGCGCTCCAGGTCAACCCTCATCTTGAATTCATTGAACTCTCGGCCAAGTCCGGAGAAGGTCTCAGTCTCTGGTTTGACTGGCTAAAACAAAAACTTCTCTGA